From bacterium:
CTTCGGGCTGAACGAAGTCGCGGATCTTCAGTGGGATGCGTTTGTCGGTGTAGACATACTTCATGAACCTTCCCCAGATGGGAGCGGCGGCGACGCTGCCCTGACCGTAGGACCCGGTAAAGGTGATGCGGCGATCGTCGAAGCCCGTCCACACACCGGCCACGAGGTTCGGAGTGAAGCCGATGAACCAGGCGTCCGCATAATCCTGCGTGGTACCGGTCTTGCCTCCCGCGGGGCCGTTGAACCAGCGGCGGGTGCCTGATCCCGTACCGCCCTGGATGACCGAACGCAGCATGCTCGACATGATGAAGGCGGTTTCCTTGCTGAGCACTTCGCGGATTTCGCTGGTGTTGCTCTCGATGACACGGCCATCACGGTCTTCGATGCGCGTGATGGCGAAGGGTTTGGCGTAAATGCCTTCGTTGGCGAACGAACCGTAGGCAGAAATGATCTGCAGGGGAACGACTTCCGACGTACCGATGGCGAGGGAGGGGACCGGACGCAGAGGTGTTTCGATGCCCATGCGGTGAGCATAGCGCACCACCTCTTCAGCGGGTGCTATCTCCAGGATGGTGCGGATGGCCACCAGGTTGACCGAGTTTTTCAAACCCGACCGCAGTGTATACATGCCGCCAACCTCGCCGCCGAAATTCCGCGGTCTCCACCGTTTCCCGGAACCGTCGACCATATCGATGGCGTCGTTGGAGATCTGGTAGGCGGGACTGTACCCGTTGTCGATAGCGACCGTATAGATGAACGGTTTGAAGGTGGAACCCGGCTGGCGGGTGATCTGCGTGACATGATTGAGTCCATAACGGAAATCCATGGCAGAATTTCCGACCATCGCCTTGATCTCGCCGGTTTGCGGATCGACGGCCACGAAACCCACCTGAATACTGGTCAGGGCGTGTTTCACAGAATCGACGAAACTCTTGTCCATGCGCAGTCCGATGGCTACGCGTTCCTTTTCATCCGCGGTCTTTGCCTGCCTGTACTGGGAAGAGGCCTTGATCGCCACCCGGATCGCAGTACCGAGGATGCCGCGCCGTGTTGGTGTATTCCAGCTCCATCGCCTGTCGAACTGCTCCTGGAAAGGAAGCAGATGCTCGAGCACGGCGCGGTTGGCGGCCTCCTGCATGCGGCTGTCGATGGTTGTATACACAGAGAGACCGTCCCTGTAAAGATCGAAGCCGTATTTTTCCGCCTTTTCCCGCAGCAGCTGGCGCACATACTCGACGAAATGCGGTGCGATGCCAGCAGATCGGGTGCGTGAGCGGGTGAGGATGGAGTCCTGATAGATCTCCTGGTATTCCCCGCCATCGAGGTATCCCTCATCCATCATGTTGCGCAGCACAGTGTTACGCCGGGCCATGGCGCGCTGCTGACTGCGGCGGGGATCGTAGCGTGTCGGATTGGCGAGTGCACCGACGAGAAAGGCGCATTCACCCTTCGTCAGCTCCGTGGGACGCTTCCCGAAAAACACGGAAGCAGCGGATTGCAGTCCGTATGCTCCTCGTCCGAACGGTGCCACATTGAGGTACATGATGAGGATTTCATTTTTCGTATAGCGGCGTTCGATCTGCACGGCGGTCAGCATCTCCCGGAGTTTTCTGGTCAGAGTGACTTCACGTGTCAGGTAGAGGAGCCGTGCGAGCTGCTGCGTGATGGTACTGGCACCGCGCCCGTGCAGGGTGAGATTGAAGACGCGTTCGGCGAGAATGGCGAAGAGCCCACGCATGTCCACGCCCCAGTGGCTGTAGAATCTGCGATCTTCCGTCGAAAGCAGGGCTTCGAGAAAAGCACGTGGCACGCTGTCGAGCGTGGTGATGCGCGACCGGTTCTCTTCGAAAAAGCGGTCGATGACGACGCCGTCCGCGGAATACACACGTGTGGCGAACGGGGGACGAGGGTTCTCCAGTTCCGCGAGGGAAGGGAGTCCCTCCGTGAGATTGGAAAGGAAGATCCACCCACCGACGACGATGACGAGGACGGGAACTGCGACAGACCAGAATTTGCGAGGCGTGATGGTCATTCCGTGAACTGCTCCTCAAAGCCATTGATCATTGTATACAGACTGATTTCCCCGTCGCGAAACACGGCGTATGTGTAGTGCCGGATCCAGTCGCCGAGGTTTATGTAGAGTCCACCCCCGAGTTGCTCACGCATCGGATTATGCCGATGTCCCATCACCACGATGTCGGTTCCATTGCGCAGCCGGCGTTCTGCCTCCATGCGCATGCCGTCCATCGCGCCGTAATCCTTACCGCTGGTATACCCGCGGCTGGTATGTGAGAACTTCCGCGCAATACCGAAGCCAAGATCGGGATGCAGCCAGCGAAACCCCCACTGCGAGAGCGGAGAGCGGAGGACGCGTTTCAGCGCCCGGTAGCCGCCGTCTTTCGGGGCGAGTCCATCACCATGATAGACATAAAACTGTGTATCGCCCACGCGGAACTGCACGTCGTCGTGCAGCACGGTCAGTCCGAGATCCTCGGAAAAAAACTTCCCGATCGCAAAATCGTGATTGCCGGCCAGGTAGGTGACGGGGACCCCCGCGCGGGGCAGGTCCTCCAGCATCGCATAGAGACGGTGATACCCGCGCGGTACCACAGCCCGGTATTCATACCAGAAATCGAACAGATCACCCACGATATAGAGTGTGCCGCCACTGTCGCGGATGCTGGAGAGCAGGGCAAGCAGGCGTTCCAGTTTGACGCGTTCCGTGGCGGCATCGCCGAAGCCGAGATGGACATCGGAAATGAAGTAAACGGGTTCGATGGCAGGTGGCTTTTCCAGCATATCATTTAAAGATGCCTATCCGTGCAGGGAATTGCAAGCACCGGAATGGGACCGGATTTGTGCGCACACCTTTTTTCGTCCACATAGTTGACATTCTTATGAAGAGGTGCTATTCTGTGACCGATCCTCAGAATATACCAGCTCATGGAGCCCCACGGGAACGCAATCTCATATATTTCATCGGGAACGGTTTCGCTGCCTGACGGCCGCGCTGCCTGTCCTCCATCCCGTCTATCTGCTTGACTTTGCTGGCAGTAAGTGGTAGTTTCTTTCTGATTCACTAGAACCATACAAGCACGCAAACATTCCTATTCATCATTAATCAATCATCATTGGAGGAATCAATGAAAGTTGTTAGGCTATCAGTAGCGTTGGTGGCGCTCGCCTTCCTCTTTTCCCTCACAGCGCAGGCACAGCTGAACCGGGAATTCGAGTACAAAATGGACCCGAACGCTCCCATCGTGGATTTCAGCACAACCTCCAGTTCCATTGATATTCCTGATGTGTTCAACATCAGCTCTCTCGCGGTCATGGTCGACATCGATCATCCCGCCGCAGCTGATCTGACCATCAAGCTCACCGGACCGACGGGAAGCTACACGCTTTCGACGCAGAACGGTCTGGCGGGTGCGAATTATGAGAACACGATTTTCGACAGCAATCCCGGCACCGCGATCCCGGGTGTTGCAGTCAACTC
This genomic window contains:
- a CDS encoding UDP-2,3-diacylglucosamine diphosphatase, producing the protein MLEKPPAIEPVYFISDVHLGFGDAATERVKLERLLALLSSIRDSGGTLYIVGDLFDFWYEYRAVVPRGYHRLYAMLEDLPRAGVPVTYLAGNHDFAIGKFFSEDLGLTVLHDDVQFRVGDTQFYVYHGDGLAPKDGGYRALKRVLRSPLSQWGFRWLHPDLGFGIARKFSHTSRGYTSGKDYGAMDGMRMEAERRLRNGTDIVVMGHRHNPMREQLGGGLYINLGDWIRHYTYAVFRDGEISLYTMINGFEEQFTE
- a CDS encoding PBP1A family penicillin-binding protein; translation: MTITPRKFWSVAVPVLVIVVGGWIFLSNLTEGLPSLAELENPRPPFATRVYSADGVVIDRFFEENRSRITTLDSVPRAFLEALLSTEDRRFYSHWGVDMRGLFAILAERVFNLTLHGRGASTITQQLARLLYLTREVTLTRKLREMLTAVQIERRYTKNEILIMYLNVAPFGRGAYGLQSAASVFFGKRPTELTKGECAFLVGALANPTRYDPRRSQQRAMARRNTVLRNMMDEGYLDGGEYQEIYQDSILTRSRTRSAGIAPHFVEYVRQLLREKAEKYGFDLYRDGLSVYTTIDSRMQEAANRAVLEHLLPFQEQFDRRWSWNTPTRRGILGTAIRVAIKASSQYRQAKTADEKERVAIGLRMDKSFVDSVKHALTSIQVGFVAVDPQTGEIKAMVGNSAMDFRYGLNHVTQITRQPGSTFKPFIYTVAIDNGYSPAYQISNDAIDMVDGSGKRWRPRNFGGEVGGMYTLRSGLKNSVNLVAIRTILEIAPAEEVVRYAHRMGIETPLRPVPSLAIGTSEVVPLQIISAYGSFANEGIYAKPFAITRIEDRDGRVIESNTSEIREVLSKETAFIMSSMLRSVIQGGTGSGTRRWFNGPAGGKTGTTQDYADAWFIGFTPNLVAGVWTGFDDRRITFTGSYGQGSVAAAPIWGRFMKYVYTDKRIPLKIRDFVQPEGVTQEKICLDSQNLANPFCPNTVTDYVNAKYFPGYCTMHTSTSSEQENSRQQPAERTIEY